The following coding sequences lie in one Phragmites australis chromosome 8, lpPhrAust1.1, whole genome shotgun sequence genomic window:
- the LOC133927518 gene encoding non-specific lipid-transfer protein 3-like, translating to MTATRRIAAAAAVALVVLAAAAGLATAASHDDCEMAQEAFSDCVNYVVGQDAAVTQDCCRGLGDVRELGDTIAKRRTLCACILEEAIAAAGKVDPARAAALPAACKVQVGFIPTKPDFDCST from the coding sequence atGACGGCAACCCGGCGgatcgcggcggcggcggccgttgcGCTCGTCGTCCTCGCCGCTGCAGCCGGCCTGGCCACGGCGGCGAGCCACGACGACTGCGAGATGGCGCAGGAGGCGTTCAGCGACTGCGTTAACTACGTGGTGGGCCAAGACGCCGCGGTCACGCAGGACTGCTGCAGGGGCCTCGGCGACGTCAGGGAACTGGGGGACACCATCGCGAAGCGCCGCACCCTCTGCGCGTGCATCCTGGAGGAAGcgatcgccgccgccggcaaGGTGGACCCGGCACGCGCCGCCGCCCTCCCCGCCGCGTGTAAGGTGCAAGTTGGCTTCATCCCGACAAAGCCCGACTTTGACTGCTCAACGTAA
- the LOC133927519 gene encoding DNA-damage-repair/toleration protein DRT111, chloroplastic-like — MFGGLYGDLPPPSSAGDDEKASTAAVWSSATKMAPPTLRKPASTFAPPPSLLRNQHSRPPKAASAPTIEAAAPVPAPAASFQPAFVAVQSTVLEEYDPARPNDYEDYRKYKLRRAKEAELSKDLERRRREEQERAKEREQREREEREREEMDYQSRASSLNISGEEAWKRRAAMSGGSSAQTIPSSPPHGDGFAIGSSSSAGLGVGAGGQMTAAQRMMAKMGWKEGQGLGKQEQGITAPLVAKKTDGRGGVIVDENNSRLEKKPKSVNFDGLPTRVLLLRNMIGPGEVDDELEDEVASECAKYGTVLRGPSGYSVSAGLLQSPPLDPLPVTVNSTATASLH, encoded by the exons ATGTTCGGCGGCCTGTACGGCGACCTGCCGCCGCCATCGTCTGCCGGCGACGACGAAaaggcctccaccgccgccgtctGGTCCAGCGCCACCAAGATGGCACCGCCCACCCTCCGCAAGCCCGCCTCCACCTTCGCTCCTCCCCCGTCCCTCCTCCGGAACCAGCACTCGCGGCCGCCCAAGGCCGCCTCCGCTCCCACCATCGAGGCCGccgcacccgtacccgcccctGCCGCCTCCTTCCAGCCCGCATTCGTCGCGGTACAGTCCACCGTGCTCGAGGAGTACGACCCCGCCAGGCCCAACGACTACGAGGACTACCGCAAGTACAAGCTCCGGCGGGCCAAGGAGGCCGAGCTGAGCAAGGATctcgagcggcggcggcgcgaggagCAGGAGAGGGCGAAGGAGCGCGAGCagcgggagagggaggagcGCGAGCGCGAGGAGATGGACTACCAGTCCAGGGCCTCCTCCCTCAACATATCCGGCGAGGAGGCGTGGAAGAGGAGGGCGGCGATGAGCGGCGGCTCTTCTGCTCAGACGATCCCCTCGTCCCCGCCTCACGGGGATGGGTTCGCCATCGGGAGCTCCTCTTCCGCTGGGTTGGGCGTGGGCGCTGGCGGCCAGATGACCGCCGCTCAGAGGATGATGGCCAAGATGGGGTGGAAGGAAGGCCAGGGGCTCGGCAAGCAGGAGCAAGGAATCACCGCACCTCTAGTCGCTAAGAAGACCGATGGGAGGGGAGGGGTTATAGTTGATGAGAACAATTCCAGGCTGGAAAAGAAGCCAAAATCTGTCAACTTTGACGGCCTGCCGACACGAGTTTTGCTGCTTCGTAACATG ATTGGTCCTGGTGAGGTTGACGATGAGCTGGAAGATGAGGTGGCATCCGAGTGCGCTAAGTATGGGACGGTGTTACGCGGTCCGAGTGGCTACAGTGTTTCTGCAGGACTGCTACAGTCCCCCCCTCTGGACCCACTACCAGTCActgtaaacagtactgctacagcgTCGCTACATTGA
- the LOC133926282 gene encoding transcription factor WRKY19-like produces the protein MQDGTTGEGGIHLLLSILAEGEEQARQLGEMPDDDPPSRAVYDYRGAARRLQCTLGKAVSVAKAIEAASGSSRGTDRSDSPRSADESSVGTAMDAQERQGVCKRRKGLPRWAAKFRVPDANLEATPEDGFSWRKYGQKDILGAKYPRGYYRCTYRATQGCPATKQVQRSDSDMCVFDVTYQGAHTCHQKQRQAAAAVTAHDISQPPPPPPQQQPQDPSMELLTGFKDCLKVETTEGPRHDHDDGAASAPPASFFFPSVPFHAGVAPDDAAARFSSPAESSYFSAPHCPGGRYDYGTGVFMRGPESELGEVVSRATAPTADLSAAGFDSSLYHLHPELDPNLPFAPFGGPYQ, from the exons ATGCAGGACGGTACTACAGGAGAAGGGGGCATCCATTTGCTCCTGAGCATCCTGGCTGAGGGCGAGGAGCAGGCGAGGCAGCTCGGCGAGATGCCTGACGACGACCCGCCGTCCCGAGCGGTGTACGACTACAggggcgcggcgcggcggctgcAGTGCACGCTCGGGAAGGCGGTGTCCGTCGCGAAGGCCATCGAGGCCGCGTCGGGGTCGTCGCGGGGCACCGACCGCTCCGACTCGCCACGGTCGGCGGACGAGAGCTCGGTCGGGACGGCGATGGACGCGCAGGAGCGCCAAGGCGTGTGCAAGAGAAG GAAAGGTCTGCCAAGATGGGCCGCCAAATTCCGAGTGCCAGATGCAAACTTGGAGGCCACCCCTGAGGATGGGTTCAGCTGGAGGAAGTACGGCCAGAAGGACATACTCGGTGCCAAGTATCCTAG GGGTTACTACCGGTGCACTTACCGCGCCACGCAGGGGTGCCCCGCCACGAAGCAGGTGCAGCGTTCGGACTCCGACATGTGTGTCTTCGATGTCACGTACCAGGGCGCGCACACCTGCCACCAGAAGCAGCGGCAGGCCGCCGCGGCGGTGACCGCGCACGACATcagccagccgccgccgccgccgccgcagcagcagccgcaggATCCGAGCATGGAGCTGCTCACGGGCTTCAAGGACTGCCTGAAGGTGGAGACCACAGAGGGGCCGCGTCACGACCACGACGACGGCGCCGCCTCTGCGCCACCcgcttccttcttcttcccctccGTGCCTTTCCACGCTGGCGTGGCGCCGGACGACGCCGCGGCGCGCTTCTCCTCGCCGGCCGAGTCAAGCTACTTCTCTGCGCCGCACTGCCCGGGAGGCAGGTACGACTACGGCACGGGCGTGTTTATGCGCGGGCCGGAGTCGGAGCTCGGCGAGGTCGTCTCCAGGGCGACCGCCCCCACGGCGGACCTCTCCGCCGCTGGGTTCGACTCCTCGCTCTACCACCTTCACCCCGAGCTCGACCCGAACCTGCCGTTTGCACCGTTCGGCGGCCCTTACCAGTAG